One stretch of Macaca nemestrina isolate mMacNem1 chromosome 17, mMacNem.hap1, whole genome shotgun sequence DNA includes these proteins:
- the RIL gene encoding rab-interacting lysosomal protein, with the protein MEPRRAVAPGWGSRETAGSGTAAELVYHLAGALGTELQELARRFGPEAAAGLVPLVVRALELLEQAAVGPAPDSLQVSAQQAEQELRRLREENERLRRELRAGPQEERALLRQLKEVTDRQRDELRAHNRDLRQRGQETEALQEQLQRLLLVNAELRHKLAAVQIQLRAAQDRERERQQLGEAATPPAKEGAQGQAGAPGHQHVQEPEWMTAGAGASEDPAEAAQQLGRPSEAGQCFSREEFEQILQERNELKAKVFLLKEELAYFQRELLTDHRVPGLLLEAMKVAVRKQRKKIKAKMLGTPEEAESSDDEDGSWLLLSDDKGDHPPPPESKIQSFFGLWYRGKAESPEDETDSPAPSKLGGEEEAQPQSPAPDPPCSALHEHLCLGASAAPEA; encoded by the exons ATGGAGCCCAGAAGGGCAGTGGCGCCTGGCTGGGGGTCTCGGGAGACCGCGGGGTCGGGAACGGCCGCGGAGCTTGTGTACCATCTAGCCGGGGCCCTGGGCACTGAGCTGCAGGAGCTGGCGCGCCGTTTCGGGCCGGAGGCGGCGGCAGGGCTGGTGCCGCTAGTGGTGCGGGCGCTGGAGCTCTTGGAACAGGCTGCCGTGGGGCCCGCCCCAGACTCG CTGCAGGTGTCGGCGCAGCAGGCGGAGCAGGAGCTGCGGCGGCTGCGGGAGGAGAACGAGCGCCTCCGCAGGGAGCTGCGCGCGGGGCCACAGG AGGAGCGCGCGCTGCTGCGGCAGCTCAAGGAGGTGACGGACCGACAGCGGGACGAACTCCGTGCGCACAACCGCGACCTGCGGCAGCGAGGCCAGGAGACCGAGGCG TTGCAGGAGCAGCTGCAGCGCCTCCTGCTGGTGAATGCTGAGCTGCGGCACAAACTGGCGGCCGTGCAGATCCAGCTGCGCGCCGCGCAGGACCGCGAGAGGGAGCGCCAGCAGCTTGGCGAAGCCGCGACCCCGCCAGCTAAAGAGGGAGCGCAGGGGCAGGCCGGGGCTCCCGGGCACCAGCACGTGCAGGAGCCCGAATGGATGACCGCCGGCGCAGGCGCATCTGAGGACCCG GCGGAGGCTGCGCAGCAGCTGGGGCGCCCCTCGGAGGCAGGGCAGTGCTTCAGTCGGGAGGAGTTTGAGCAGATCCTTCAGGAGCGGAATGAACTCAAAGCCAAAGTGTTCCTGCTCAAGGAGGAGCTGGCCTACTTCCAGCG GGAGCTGCTCACAGACCACCGGGTCCCCGGCCTTCTGCTTGAGGCCATGAAGGTGGCTGTCCGGAAGCAGCGGAAGAAAATCAAGGCCAAGATGTTAGGGAcaccagaggaagcagagagcAG TGACGATGAGGATGGCTCATGGCTCCTGCTCTCCGATGATAAGGGAGACCATCCCCCACCCCCGGAGTCCAAAATACAGAGTTT CTTTGGCCTATGGTATCGGGGTAAAGCCGAATCCCCTGAGGATGAGACCGACAGCCCCGCACCCAGCAAGCTAGGGGGAGAAGAGGAGGCCCAACCACAGTCCCCAGCTCCTGATCCGCCCTGTTCTGCCCTCCACGAACACCTTTGTCTGGGGGCCTCAGCCGCCCCGGAGGCCTGA